The Mycoplasma nasistruthionis genome contains a region encoding:
- a CDS encoding M60 family metallopeptidase, with the protein MNKSKKFKWIASASLLLFSATMTSALVSCGDVAVQDNKAKPEANELALQAHSLNQNILYKDKMETNASEAVAENFIFDNLDKNKYEVKIVSIEVDQQNAGSVYLSYNLIYKENPSYFENFTVSIGGFKDYVSPDVVYQNKLLEIKRNLDQAVDSVFVSFNKQPNEILVTELTRDNVVFNGYDKSKYTPVITEFSLVDSNIKVKFVLRENEFNEIISVEKEVDNANFLTAETASKLANDQLKSVNATLTLLPAESLTIDVVNDNFEFSGFDSEIYQVVDLQIQRFETSLAISYRLKNKIYTTDVISTTTKTQEFSGFKLNPIHSQKLNEQLGLINIDFEGNKASTLSELVELDKILFSDFDINKYQPTNITLTPNPSSLDVTFALKDLEFELISNSRTITIKGFLDKSTITPELINALLNKIEVEKSNQGYFESNDIPVELNVLNIDDIIKENLKIKWFSNDVEISNQTDPSLLILRNQIIKDTNYKIELTYSYQGQTYTKIIDHLTVFNSSPFPNSELIGINGGLIVENQGRLQISNLNQEEISKVEWYRFDQLVNESTEINFATETPGRYYAVIYGKNNIKHRTNIVELSPLPNLKLNHEFVSKLSNKVEQSSVDIKIVERYARTPNRTYYDAPMQQKYGPNFKYPAWDFDYKGNNKQNSFFIHNGTRVNIANEILNEKVPGTNYTYANPTWIKDQIRQGVLKKHPAADGFYRYNVQDNTQAIAKDIKINTVKTGYNGTGIYIPAGEVGEFILDQQFYDFLKANYQPNENLPFTIFINKNYHDTYEYDNTGQTSRRYPYVMSEFTYKLSELGSDRKLYFGSPFGGSVTVKIDDNLVNNSGVPVDFRATFRNGVEALYYQYGVTTKQDWQNQIARVKSGEITAPVVSLQSNYSSILVPFNPEGANASERAILDLKIDNMNFPEVNMRKWDSFYELSSLWDDFKDGKIALNYLEEIWGGAGAWGGGGNLWSPVSWGKGYFGGEHDFGFSQWGNYHEINHNFQANQDPFEIRDHGWTNIPSLVNLSFINDHTRYRNILNYDGEFGDNWARLSSLYTMALLNGEADWYTVYGALVYSVGSLNFVNWVKDSAQTGKHGQGLETTKFLSDYFKLNFYNALKPITRPRQGTSDRAQRYRNAVPLGAEITPEVRAKLNEIEKYPAVDFVGNIYASGSYYWDSVNQEYVYPQDYAPAFEVAAFEPYEFDFRRGIKSLNIDFKWSELKIPNTTKWGGKLIKDGKKVKYIANNDFLHEIDEFDVEIIPDSWNEKPANYVPGYKFKVKIRNVVNKGNLDVYDSYLEADINTVEEAIEKFGKRVENDKSKVTRVLQNAPLGTFNYLVTGRNKPIDKNMVVLKQKLVGPASKTLSFYGDIDDYILIKIDGQTIISRNEYRGGRAKIIDFTFEKDRLYDLEVYIFNKSYYGKSKIWLEDENQKVIPLEDYAIAWNYSPDKTSVPYLELLRDEKYHYHRRYRDTNNRSESQIQSLVPAPVTDTVTKLKWTNVPTNYTSDISIPHVVDGSLKTRYEDWSRNEAALRLSFSEPTVVNNLEIWYWWVHATSRPNWFRITGIDADTNENIVLFEGDIEWYSYYKIWFNKPAKIKEAKVEMAKKNGKGKGIVIAELKFGNTIKSNEIIPFNSINNNFFGRWEIKQNDQQNYSSLINHSALVSNHQDDYLEVDFYGNAFSIVGKSSPDNSTFDVYLDDVVIDADVKTNYNTKTLNGTLYTWFDPTEKSKPHRLKIVNKQNKELTLNYLAIQK; encoded by the coding sequence ATGAATAAATCAAAAAAGTTTAAATGAATTGCATCTGCTTCATTGTTGCTTTTTTCCGCAACAATGACTTCTGCTTTGGTTTCATGCGGTGATGTTGCTGTTCAAGATAATAAAGCTAAGCCTGAAGCTAATGAACTAGCTTTACAAGCTCATTCTTTAAATCAAAACATTTTATATAAAGATAAAATGGAAACAAACGCTTCTGAAGCAGTGGCTGAGAATTTTATCTTTGATAACTTAGATAAAAATAAATATGAAGTTAAAATAGTTTCAATTGAAGTTGATCAACAAAATGCTGGTAGTGTTTATTTATCATATAACTTGATATACAAAGAAAATCCTTCTTATTTTGAAAACTTTACAGTTTCAATTGGTGGTTTCAAAGATTATGTAAGCCCTGATGTTGTTTATCAAAATAAACTGCTAGAAATAAAAAGAAACCTAGATCAAGCAGTAGACAGCGTGTTTGTTTCATTTAACAAACAACCGAATGAAATATTAGTTACTGAATTAACTAGAGACAATGTTGTTTTTAATGGTTATGATAAAAGCAAATATACTCCTGTGATTACAGAGTTTAGCTTAGTTGATTCAAATATCAAAGTCAAATTCGTTTTAAGAGAAAATGAATTCAATGAAATTATTTCAGTTGAAAAAGAAGTTGACAATGCTAACTTTTTAACAGCTGAAACAGCTTCAAAATTAGCTAATGATCAATTAAAATCAGTTAACGCAACTTTAACTCTTTTACCAGCTGAATCATTAACTATTGATGTAGTTAATGATAATTTTGAATTTTCGGGTTTTGATTCTGAGATATATCAAGTAGTTGATTTACAAATACAACGTTTTGAAACTTCTTTGGCAATTTCATATAGGCTAAAAAATAAAATTTACACAACAGATGTTATATCTACAACTACAAAAACTCAGGAATTTAGCGGATTTAAACTAAATCCAATTCATAGTCAAAAGTTAAATGAACAATTAGGCTTAATAAATATAGACTTTGAAGGCAATAAGGCTTCAACTTTGTCTGAATTAGTTGAGCTTGATAAAATTTTATTTAGTGATTTTGATATAAATAAATATCAACCCACAAATATTACTTTAACACCTAATCCATCATCGTTAGATGTAACCTTTGCGCTCAAAGATCTTGAATTTGAATTGATTTCAAATTCTAGAACAATTACAATTAAAGGCTTTTTAGATAAATCAACTATCACTCCGGAATTAATTAATGCCTTATTAAACAAAATAGAAGTTGAAAAATCTAATCAAGGTTACTTTGAATCAAATGATATTCCTGTAGAGTTAAATGTTTTAAATATTGATGACATTATTAAAGAAAATCTAAAAATTAAATGATTTAGTAATGATGTTGAAATTTCAAATCAAACTGATCCATCTTTATTAATTTTACGTAATCAAATTATTAAAGATACTAATTACAAAATTGAATTAACTTATAGTTACCAAGGTCAAACTTATACTAAAATAATTGACCACTTAACTGTTTTTAATTCTAGTCCTTTTCCTAATTCTGAATTAATCGGTATTAATGGAGGATTAATTGTAGAAAATCAAGGAAGGTTACAAATTAGTAATTTAAATCAAGAAGAAATTAGTAAGGTTGAATGGTATAGATTTGACCAATTAGTTAATGAATCAACCGAAATTAATTTTGCAACAGAAACACCTGGTAGATATTATGCTGTTATTTATGGTAAAAACAACATTAAACACAGAACCAACATCGTTGAACTTTCACCACTACCTAACTTGAAACTAAACCATGAATTTGTTTCTAAATTATCAAACAAAGTAGAACAATCAAGTGTTGATATTAAAATTGTTGAACGTTATGCTAGAACACCGAATAGAACATATTATGATGCTCCTATGCAACAAAAATATGGTCCAAACTTCAAGTATCCAGCATGAGATTTTGACTACAAAGGAAACAATAAGCAAAACTCATTCTTTATACATAACGGAACTAGAGTTAACATAGCCAACGAGATTTTAAATGAAAAAGTTCCTGGTACAAACTACACATATGCTAACCCAACTTGAATTAAAGATCAAATTCGCCAAGGTGTTTTAAAGAAACATCCAGCCGCTGATGGATTTTATCGTTACAACGTTCAAGACAATACTCAAGCAATTGCTAAAGACATTAAAATCAATACAGTAAAAACAGGATACAATGGTACAGGAATTTATATTCCTGCCGGTGAAGTCGGTGAATTTATATTAGACCAACAATTTTATGACTTTTTAAAAGCTAATTATCAACCTAATGAAAATTTACCTTTTACAATTTTTATTAACAAAAACTACCATGACACTTATGAATATGACAACACTGGACAAACTTCTAGACGTTATCCATATGTAATGTCTGAATTTACTTACAAACTATCAGAACTAGGTTCTGATAGAAAACTTTATTTTGGTTCACCATTTGGTGGTTCAGTCACTGTTAAAATAGATGATAATTTAGTCAATAATTCAGGAGTACCAGTTGATTTTAGGGCTACTTTTAGAAATGGTGTAGAAGCTTTATATTATCAATACGGAGTTACAACTAAACAAGATTGACAAAATCAAATCGCAAGAGTTAAAAGTGGTGAAATAACAGCTCCAGTAGTATCACTTCAATCAAATTATTCATCAATTTTAGTTCCATTTAATCCTGAAGGTGCAAACGCTTCAGAACGTGCAATTTTAGACTTAAAAATTGATAATATGAATTTCCCAGAAGTTAACATGCGTAAGTGAGACAGTTTTTATGAACTTTCATCATTATGAGACGATTTCAAAGATGGAAAAATTGCCCTTAATTATTTAGAAGAGATCTGAGGGGGGGCAGGAGCCTGAGGTGGTGGAGGTAATTTATGATCTCCAGTTAGTTGAGGTAAAGGATATTTTGGTGGTGAACATGATTTTGGATTTAGTCAATGAGGAAATTATCATGAAATCAATCACAATTTTCAAGCTAATCAAGATCCTTTCGAAATCAGAGATCATGGATGAACAAATATTCCTTCTTTAGTTAACCTTTCATTTATTAACGACCACACAAGATATCGTAATATACTGAATTATGATGGTGAATTTGGAGATAATTGAGCTAGATTATCATCATTATATACAATGGCACTATTAAATGGTGAAGCTGATTGATATACAGTTTATGGTGCTTTAGTTTATTCAGTTGGCTCATTAAATTTTGTTAACTGAGTTAAAGATTCAGCTCAAACCGGTAAACATGGACAAGGTTTAGAAACTACCAAATTTTTATCAGATTACTTTAAGTTAAATTTCTACAACGCATTAAAACCAATTACTAGACCAAGACAAGGTACTTCTGATCGTGCTCAAAGATATAGAAATGCAGTACCACTAGGTGCTGAAATTACACCAGAAGTTAGAGCAAAATTAAATGAAATAGAAAAATACCCTGCAGTAGATTTTGTAGGAAATATTTATGCGTCTGGAAGTTATTATTGAGATAGTGTAAATCAAGAATATGTTTATCCACAAGATTATGCTCCAGCATTTGAAGTAGCTGCTTTTGAACCTTATGAGTTTGATTTTAGACGTGGAATCAAATCACTAAACATTGATTTCAAATGAAGTGAATTAAAAATTCCTAACACTACAAAATGAGGTGGAAAATTAATAAAAGACGGCAAAAAAGTAAAATATATTGCTAACAATGACTTCTTGCACGAAATTGATGAATTTGATGTTGAAATAATACCCGATTCTTGAAATGAAAAGCCAGCTAACTATGTGCCAGGTTATAAATTTAAAGTTAAGATTAGAAATGTAGTAAATAAAGGTAATTTAGACGTTTATGATTCTTATCTTGAAGCTGACATAAACACTGTAGAAGAAGCGATTGAAAAATTTGGTAAAAGAGTAGAAAACGACAAAAGTAAAGTGACTAGAGTGCTACAAAATGCACCTTTAGGTACATTTAATTACTTAGTTACAGGTAGAAATAAACCAATTGATAAAAACATGGTTGTTTTAAAACAAAAACTTGTTGGGCCCGCAAGCAAAACTTTATCATTCTACGGTGATATAGACGATTACATCTTAATCAAAATTGATGGTCAAACAATAATTTCCAGAAATGAATATCGTGGAGGAAGAGCTAAAATCATTGATTTTACTTTTGAAAAAGATCGTTTATATGATCTAGAAGTTTATATTTTCAACAAGTCATATTATGGAAAATCAAAAATTTGATTAGAAGATGAAAACCAAAAAGTAATTCCGCTTGAAGATTATGCAATTGCTTGAAATTATAGTCCTGACAAAACTTCTGTTCCTTACTTAGAATTATTAAGAGATGAAAAATATCACTATCACAGAAGATATAGAGACACAAATAATCGTAGTGAATCTCAAATTCAATCATTAGTCCCTGCCCCAGTAACTGATACTGTAACAAAATTAAAATGAACAAATGTTCCAACTAATTACACATCAGATATCTCAATACCACACGTAGTTGATGGTTCTTTAAAAACAAGATACGAAGACTGAAGTAGAAATGAAGCAGCGCTAAGATTAAGTTTTTCAGAACCTACGGTAGTTAATAATTTAGAAATTTGATACTGATGAGTGCATGCTACAAGCAGACCTAATTGATTTAGAATTACTGGAATTGATGCTGATACAAATGAAAACATAGTTTTATTTGAAGGCGATATTGAATGATATTCATACTACAAAATTTGATTTAATAAGCCTGCTAAAATCAAGGAAGCCAAAGTAGAAATGGCTAAGAAAAACGGCAAAGGCAAGGGAATTGTAATTGCTGAATTAAAATTTGGAAACACTATTAAATCAAATGAAATTATTCCATTTAATAGCATCAATAATAATTTCTTTGGTAGATGAGAGATCAAACAAAACGACCAACAAAATTACAGTTCATTAATTAATCATTCTGCTTTAGTGTCAAATCATCAAGATGATTATTTAGAAGTAGATTTTTACGGTAACGCGTTTTCAATTGTTGGAAAATCTAGTCCTGATAACTCTACTTTTGATGTTTATTTAGACGATGTTGTAATCGATGCTGATGTTAAAACAAACTATAATACAAAAACATTAAATGGTACTTTATATACTTGATTTGACCCAACTGAAAAATCAAAACCACACAGATTAAAAATAGTTAATAAGCAAAATAAAGAACTAACTTTAAATTACTTAGCAATACAAAAATAA
- a CDS encoding M60 family metallopeptidase has translation MTKKKHQISLWKKALVLTTFAATSVSFLTACNEPKHVLNTESQLKELNNVASQVSVSYSGKETVLASDADINNVIFVNFDTVKYQVIDKKITNKTPQSIFVAFKLQLKNNDQLISQEITNEITGFKDPEAEELRTLRKQAESALNNATLVEKASEPAKLIDDIDASDFGFDNYDKNLYEITHNLVRKNNSYQVVAEIKVKAKDIKFYPSKTFTPQLNQFTTEEKISKKLTDEILPNISVDFEGNRAETLTTNVVTSQLIFSDLDDSKYEVIGLKIQPLDTSIQVSFKIKDKRYEPVVALSDLKTTTIDGFKRDSASIDALNAQLAKIQVAFNGSSETTISDSVKETQINFTNYDEETYSVENVILNPNNTILSIKFNLKDKSNNLISEPKTVEISGFLDRQNRTKELINTLLNQLNVTKSNNGYFLNNNSAIELSLEHFDAQLSPATFTWYADGQEVYNQTSNTLTITRPQIVKDTNYSLKVSSEINNEIISRTIDNITIFNVNPLANAILNASNNGQLINNQAILNITGIENSAITSVEWYSGESKLSTTNNLTYTATSDGEYHAILINANGVQFKTNSVHVSAMEIRNNNPQFAAKLSKEANLSTSEIKILDRKPRTNIQTQYYDTNLLRTYQQYGFKYPGYDKNYENGGNSHSESFLNYTDASGTSQRVNIHNLVLNETVDNKSVFYNNTDWIKSEIAQNNLKIHPAVKTFYVNNVKTNTETVTKSIVLSTAMTGYNQVGLYIPAGEVAEIELDEDFYNQMLSQYGTERELPIEFILNKNYWDNKEFNNSGMISNRYPRLISTFKYKLSEATNRRFKIGSPFGGSITINLPQKLYDKNGAPMEFKAKIYNAVEMLFYQYGVTTKQEWDDQIQRVISGKITAPVISMQTNYSSILIPFDNGTEKTLKGLKVQDFIFPEENMHKWDNFYQTSFTWSNYNHNKIALNYCDDVFDGAFAWGGGDNLYAYIQWAKRYFQGEDDFGFDNWGNYHEVNHNFEQIQDPFNIRDHGWTNIPSLVNLSYINDQTSFRNELNYEGYWSSGWARLGNLYTISKLKRNNDWYSFYGALIYTLGAENFVNWVKASAVAGKHNQELETMKFLSNYFKLNLYYAGSTFTGLVRDKADFRLAFPDKSQLNDLEYDGGFIKKELKKIEDAYPAIDFVGNLYAVGNYLYNSETREFEYGDDVQAEMQIPAFEDYVFDFEKNISSMNPNFAWDRLEVSATTKWGGTLSVNGKKVTYSANKDQLDKIDEFDVTIYPSNFAGKPQNYVPAYKFKIKVRNVVNRPIYIVHAPVQGGLRKMADVLNAVENRTDNKPPLKIVQTFRNGVVNNFKAIDRDVHDRLVQAQMKFVAPVTGTLTMNADADDLFQWKVNGQIIKTRDSYHNGWQALGTYEFVKGQIYDIEINVFNQGNGGKMLYHFTDSAGKIYYLEHYSLLPTYDASKISTSVDELLDLNSKWQYKPRFRPTTERTPDQLRSILTRYDHNITGTVEASDSTSVNNQEQTKLSNLFDGKNNTRFEDWHTNSAEFTITFEQPETINYVDLIRHNEHPKFAPNSLKITGILENGNKVILYGNEADEYSDGSVEFSTSGLEASRRFNFSKAYKLKAVEVIISRSRKYIRLQTRNQNGLILAEMKFGFNVVPTNLIPINNDKNTFLGNWNILDNSSGESNSIVNNASAKSSNANDSLIIPFVGNSFAIMGKKAPQNSTFDVYVDDKLVAENVSTNVANVSMNTNIFQYLLDNSEADDHHSLKLVNKENKPLILNYLVIAKS, from the coding sequence ATGACTAAAAAGAAACATCAAATAAGTCTTTGAAAAAAGGCTTTAGTCCTTACAACATTTGCCGCAACTTCAGTTTCTTTTTTAACAGCATGTAATGAACCGAAACATGTTTTAAACACTGAAAGTCAGTTGAAAGAACTAAATAATGTAGCATCACAAGTATCAGTTTCTTATTCAGGAAAAGAAACTGTTTTAGCCAGTGACGCTGATATAAACAATGTTATTTTTGTAAATTTTGACACCGTCAAATATCAAGTTATTGACAAAAAGATCACAAATAAAACACCACAATCAATATTTGTTGCTTTTAAATTACAATTAAAAAACAATGATCAATTAATTTCACAAGAAATAACAAATGAAATTACAGGTTTTAAAGACCCAGAAGCCGAAGAATTAAGAACTCTTAGAAAACAAGCTGAAAGCGCGTTGAATAATGCAACTTTAGTAGAAAAAGCATCTGAACCAGCTAAATTAATTGATGATATTGACGCATCTGATTTTGGATTTGATAATTATGATAAAAATCTATATGAAATTACTCATAATTTAGTTAGAAAAAACAATTCATATCAAGTGGTTGCTGAAATTAAAGTAAAAGCAAAAGATATTAAATTTTACCCTTCAAAAACATTTACTCCACAATTAAATCAGTTTACCACTGAAGAAAAAATATCTAAGAAATTGACTGATGAAATATTGCCAAATATAAGCGTTGACTTTGAAGGGAATAGAGCAGAAACTTTAACTACAAACGTTGTAACTAGTCAACTGATTTTCAGTGATTTAGATGATTCAAAATATGAAGTTATAGGTTTAAAAATTCAACCTTTAGATACTTCAATTCAAGTTTCTTTTAAAATTAAAGATAAAAGATATGAACCAGTTGTTGCATTAAGTGATTTAAAAACAACAACAATTGATGGTTTTAAACGCGATAGTGCTTCGATTGATGCTTTAAATGCTCAATTAGCTAAAATTCAAGTTGCTTTTAATGGTTCAAGCGAAACAACTATTTCCGATTCAGTAAAAGAAACCCAAATTAACTTTACTAATTACGATGAAGAAACATATTCAGTAGAAAACGTTATTTTAAATCCTAATAATACTATTTTAAGTATTAAATTTAATTTAAAAGACAAAAGCAATAATTTAATTTCAGAACCTAAAACTGTTGAAATTTCAGGATTTTTAGACAGACAAAATAGAACAAAAGAATTAATCAACACTTTATTAAATCAACTAAATGTTACTAAATCAAACAATGGATATTTCTTAAATAATAATTCAGCAATTGAACTATCGCTTGAACACTTTGATGCGCAACTAAGTCCTGCAACTTTTACTTGATATGCAGATGGACAAGAAGTTTATAATCAAACAAGCAACACTTTAACAATCACAAGACCACAGATTGTTAAAGATACAAATTATTCACTTAAAGTTTCTAGTGAAATTAATAACGAGATAATTTCTAGAACGATTGATAATATAACAATATTCAACGTTAATCCATTGGCTAATGCAATTTTAAATGCTTCAAATAACGGACAATTAATAAATAATCAAGCAATTTTAAATATAACTGGAATTGAAAATTCAGCAATAACTTCAGTTGAATGATATAGTGGAGAAAGTAAGCTTTCTACTACAAACAATTTAACTTATACAGCTACATCTGACGGAGAATACCATGCAATTTTAATTAACGCTAATGGTGTTCAATTTAAAACAAATTCAGTTCATGTTTCAGCAATGGAAATTAGAAATAATAATCCTCAATTTGCCGCTAAATTAAGCAAAGAAGCTAATTTATCAACTTCTGAAATAAAAATTCTTGACAGAAAACCAAGAACCAACATTCAAACTCAATATTATGACACTAATTTATTAAGAACATATCAACAATATGGTTTTAAATACCCAGGATATGATAAAAACTATGAAAATGGTGGAAACAGTCACTCTGAATCATTTTTAAATTATACTGATGCTTCAGGGACTTCACAAAGAGTTAATATTCATAATTTAGTGTTAAATGAAACAGTAGATAATAAATCGGTTTTTTATAACAATACTGATTGAATTAAAAGCGAAATCGCTCAAAACAATTTAAAAATTCACCCTGCAGTCAAAACATTTTACGTAAACAATGTTAAGACAAATACTGAAACAGTTACAAAAAGCATTGTTTTATCAACTGCTATGACTGGTTATAACCAAGTTGGTTTATATATTCCTGCTGGAGAAGTAGCTGAAATAGAGTTGGATGAAGACTTTTATAACCAAATGTTGTCTCAATATGGAACTGAAAGAGAATTACCAATTGAATTCATCTTAAATAAAAACTATTGAGATAATAAAGAGTTTAATAACTCAGGAATGATTAGTAATAGATATCCGCGTTTAATTTCAACTTTCAAATACAAGCTTTCTGAAGCAACTAATAGACGTTTCAAAATAGGTTCACCATTCGGTGGGTCAATAACAATTAACCTGCCACAAAAACTTTATGATAAAAATGGCGCTCCAATGGAATTTAAAGCTAAAATTTACAATGCTGTAGAAATGCTATTTTATCAATATGGCGTTACAACAAAACAAGAATGAGATGACCAAATTCAAAGAGTTATAAGTGGCAAAATTACAGCACCTGTAATTAGTATGCAGACTAATTATTCATCAATCTTAATTCCATTTGATAATGGAACTGAAAAGACTTTAAAAGGTCTAAAAGTTCAAGACTTTATTTTCCCAGAAGAAAATATGCACAAGTGAGATAACTTCTATCAAACATCATTTACTTGAAGTAATTACAATCATAACAAAATTGCTTTAAACTATTGTGATGACGTATTTGATGGTGCTTTTGCTTGAGGTGGAGGAGATAATCTTTATGCATATATTCAATGAGCTAAAAGATATTTCCAAGGTGAAGATGATTTCGGATTTGATAACTGAGGAAATTACCATGAAGTAAACCATAACTTTGAACAAATTCAAGATCCATTTAATATTAGAGATCATGGTTGAACAAATATTCCTTCTTTAGTTAACTTGTCATATATCAATGACCAAACAAGCTTTAGAAATGAATTGAATTATGAAGGTTACTGATCTTCTGGTTGAGCTAGATTAGGTAATTTATATACAATTTCAAAATTAAAAAGAAATAATGACTGATATTCATTTTATGGAGCTTTAATTTATACACTAGGCGCAGAAAACTTTGTAAATTGAGTCAAAGCTTCAGCTGTTGCTGGAAAGCACAATCAAGAACTTGAAACAATGAAGTTTTTATCAAACTACTTTAAATTAAACCTATATTATGCTGGTTCAACATTTACTGGTTTAGTCAGAGATAAAGCAGACTTCAGATTAGCTTTCCCTGATAAATCTCAACTTAATGACTTAGAATATGATGGTGGTTTCATTAAGAAAGAACTTAAGAAAATCGAAGATGCTTATCCGGCAATTGATTTTGTAGGAAACTTATATGCTGTAGGAAATTATTTATATAATTCTGAAACTAGAGAATTCGAATATGGCGATGACGTTCAAGCAGAAATGCAAATTCCAGCATTTGAAGATTATGTGTTTGACTTTGAAAAAAATATCTCATCAATGAATCCGAATTTCGCATGAGATAGGTTAGAAGTTTCAGCAACTACAAAATGAGGTGGAACATTAAGTGTCAACGGCAAAAAAGTGACTTATAGTGCTAATAAGGATCAATTAGATAAAATTGATGAATTTGATGTTACTATTTATCCATCAAATTTTGCTGGTAAACCACAAAATTATGTGCCAGCTTATAAATTTAAGATAAAAGTTCGTAATGTGGTTAATCGTCCTATTTATATAGTGCATGCTCCTGTACAAGGTGGACTGAGAAAAATGGCAGATGTCTTAAATGCTGTGGAAAACAGAACTGACAATAAACCACCATTAAAAATTGTGCAAACTTTCAGAAATGGTGTAGTAAACAACTTTAAAGCTATTGACAGAGATGTTCATGATCGTTTAGTACAAGCTCAAATGAAATTTGTTGCACCAGTAACAGGGACTTTAACCATGAATGCTGATGCTGATGATTTATTCCAATGAAAAGTTAATGGTCAAATTATCAAAACAAGAGATTCATATCACAATGGATGACAAGCTTTAGGTACTTATGAATTTGTTAAAGGACAAATTTATGATATTGAAATAAACGTGTTTAACCAAGGTAATGGTGGTAAAATGCTTTACCATTTCACAGATTCTGCAGGTAAAATTTATTACCTAGAACATTATTCATTACTGCCTACATATGATGCATCTAAAATTTCAACTTCTGTTGATGAACTTCTAGATTTAAATTCAAAATGACAATACAAACCACGTTTCAGACCTACAACCGAAAGAACTCCGGATCAATTAAGATCTATTTTAACTAGATATGATCATAATATAACAGGGACAGTTGAAGCTTCTGATTCAACAAGCGTAAATAATCAAGAGCAAACAAAATTAAGCAACTTGTTTGATGGTAAAAACAATACTCGTTTTGAAGACTGACATACTAATTCAGCTGAATTTACAATTACTTTCGAACAACCTGAAACAATTAATTATGTTGACTTAATTAGACATAATGAACACCCAAAATTTGCACCCAATTCCTTAAAAATCACAGGTATTTTAGAAAATGGTAACAAAGTTATCTTATATGGTAATGAAGCTGATGAATATTCAGATGGTTCAGTTGAATTTTCAACTAGCGGTCTAGAAGCTTCAAGAAGATTTAACTTTAGTAAAGCATATAAATTAAAAGCTGTTGAAGTTATTATTTCAAGAAGTAGAAAATACATCAGATTACAAACCAGAAATCAAAATGGGTTAATTTTAGCTGAAATGAAATTTGGTTTCAATGTTGTTCCTACTAATTTAATACCGATCAATAATGATAAAAACACTTTTTTAGGAAACTGAAATATTTTAGATAACTCAAGTGGTGAAAGTAATTCAATAGTAAACAATGCTTCAGCTAAAAGTTCAAATGCTAATGATTCTCTAATAATTCCATTTGTTGGTAATTCATTTGCAATCATGGGTAAAAAAGCTCCGCAAAACAGTACTTTTGATGTTTATGTAGATGATAAATTAGTAGCAGAAAATGTTTCAACTAACGTTGCTAATGTTTCAATGAATACTAACATTTTCCAATACTTATTAGATAATTCTGAAGCTGATGATCATCATAGTTTAAAACTAGTTAATAAAGAAAACAAACCTTTAATCCTAAATTACCTAGTTATTGCAAAATCATAA